The following coding sequences lie in one Xanthomonas hortorum pv. pelargonii genomic window:
- a CDS encoding nitrate/nitrite transporter, translating to MFASFLYFDLSFMVWYLLGPLQVPIAQALGLDTQQRALMVAVPILCGAVLRLVLGMLADRIGAKRAGVVAQLAVIASLFGAWQLGVHSMGQVLLLGVLLGIAGASFAVALPLASRWYPPEHQGTAMGIAGAGNSGTVLAALFAPMLALAFGYQNVFGLACIPLVLTLIVFVLIAKEAPAPVARKRWSDYGRVLVGNRDAWRFMFFYSVTFGGFSGFASALPGYFHDQFGFDARTAGWATAACVLAGSVMRPLGGVIADRVGGTRALLAVYLLVAALVGIAGFGAGGTMVTLALFVLTLLCLGAGNGAVFQLVPQRFAQDIGVMTGLIGMAGGIGGFALAAGLGVLKQHTGSYAIGMWLFAAFALGGWALLAGVKTQWRSEWSTAGAARV from the coding sequence TTGTTCGCATCCTTTCTGTATTTCGACCTGAGTTTCATGGTGTGGTATCTGCTCGGTCCGCTGCAGGTGCCGATCGCGCAAGCGCTGGGCTTGGATACGCAGCAGCGCGCCCTGATGGTGGCGGTGCCGATTCTGTGCGGCGCGGTGTTGCGGCTGGTGCTGGGAATGCTGGCCGACCGCATCGGTGCCAAGCGCGCGGGCGTTGTCGCACAACTCGCGGTGATTGCCTCGTTGTTCGGTGCGTGGCAGCTGGGCGTGCACAGCATGGGGCAGGTGTTGTTGCTGGGCGTGCTGCTCGGCATTGCCGGCGCCTCGTTCGCCGTGGCGCTGCCGCTGGCTTCGCGTTGGTATCCGCCCGAGCATCAGGGCACCGCGATGGGGATTGCCGGTGCAGGCAATTCCGGCACCGTGCTGGCTGCGTTGTTTGCGCCGATGCTGGCGTTGGCGTTCGGTTATCAGAACGTGTTTGGACTGGCATGCATCCCGTTGGTGCTGACCTTGATCGTGTTCGTCTTGATTGCGAAAGAAGCGCCTGCACCGGTCGCGCGCAAGCGTTGGTCAGACTATGGCCGCGTGCTGGTGGGCAACCGCGATGCATGGCGCTTCATGTTTTTCTACTCGGTGACCTTTGGCGGGTTTTCCGGGTTTGCCAGTGCATTGCCCGGCTACTTCCACGACCAGTTCGGCTTCGATGCGCGCACTGCAGGTTGGGCGACGGCTGCCTGCGTGTTGGCGGGTTCGGTGATGCGTCCGCTGGGCGGTGTGATTGCCGACCGCGTTGGCGGCACGCGCGCCTTGCTGGCGGTCTATCTGTTGGTTGCAGCGTTGGTGGGCATTGCAGGTTTTGGTGCGGGCGGCACGATGGTGACGCTGGCGTTGTTTGTGTTGACGTTGCTGTGTCTGGGCGCCGGCAATGGTGCGGTGTTTCAACTGGTACCGCAGCGGTTTGCACAGGATATCGGGGTGATGACCGGCTTGATCGGGATGGCCGGCGGCATCGGTGGATTTGCGCTTGCTGCAGGCTTGGGCGTGCTCAAGCAGCACACCGGCAGCTATGCGATCGGCATGTGGTTGTTCGCGGCCTTCGCACTCGGTGGCTGGGCGTTGCTGGCCGGGGTCAAGACGCAATGGCGTAGCGAATGGTCCACCGCCGGCGCGGCGCGGGTCTGA
- a CDS encoding CmpA/NrtA family ABC transporter substrate-binding protein — protein sequence MSQADLPVLRVAYMPLIDCAPLIAAQRLGLDRAHGLQLELQRQASWAGVRDRLLAGEVDAAHALASLVYAIDLGIAGPQCPMALLMTLNHNGQAITLAPALAQALADGHALPQVLAGLGRRAVFAQTFPTGTHALWLYYWLAACGVDPMRDVDVLSVPPPQMPEALASGLVDGYCSGEPWAAVAEAQGSGRRVIRSGELWAGHPEKVLACRREFAALQPELTERMTACVLEACRWLDAAPGNRAQCAQWLAEPQHIGVSAAHLAACLDADVEIHANDATALAFHRNGAVNMPWLSDGEWFLTQFQRWGWHDIHDDDIARLRDIHRLDNYRRAAARVGVAVPDDDHRSNRLFDAL from the coding sequence ATGAGCCAAGCCGACCTCCCCGTATTGCGCGTGGCCTACATGCCGCTGATCGATTGCGCACCGCTGATCGCGGCGCAACGGCTGGGCCTGGACCGCGCGCATGGCTTGCAATTGGAGCTGCAGCGTCAGGCGTCGTGGGCCGGCGTGCGCGACCGTCTGCTGGCCGGCGAGGTCGATGCGGCGCATGCCCTGGCCAGCCTGGTGTATGCGATCGATCTCGGTATTGCCGGGCCGCAATGCCCGATGGCGTTGTTGATGACGCTCAACCACAACGGCCAGGCGATCACGCTGGCGCCTGCGCTCGCGCAGGCCTTGGCCGATGGTCACGCGTTGCCGCAGGTGCTGGCCGGTCTGGGCCGCCGTGCGGTGTTTGCGCAGACATTTCCCACCGGTACGCATGCGTTGTGGCTGTATTACTGGCTGGCCGCATGCGGGGTGGACCCAATGCGCGATGTGGATGTGCTCAGCGTTCCGCCGCCGCAGATGCCCGAAGCCTTGGCTAGCGGGCTGGTCGATGGGTATTGCTCCGGCGAGCCGTGGGCTGCGGTGGCCGAGGCGCAGGGCAGCGGTCGCCGCGTGATCCGCAGTGGGGAGTTGTGGGCGGGCCATCCGGAAAAAGTGCTGGCCTGCCGGCGCGAGTTCGCCGCGCTGCAACCAGAGTTGACCGAGCGCATGACCGCCTGCGTGCTGGAAGCCTGTCGCTGGCTGGATGCGGCGCCGGGCAATCGCGCGCAGTGTGCGCAATGGTTGGCCGAGCCGCAGCATATCGGTGTGTCGGCTGCGCATCTGGCTGCGTGTCTGGACGCCGATGTCGAGATTCATGCGAACGATGCGACGGCGCTGGCCTTTCATCGCAATGGTGCGGTGAACATGCCGTGGCTGTCGGATGGCGAGTGGTTCCTGACCCAGTTTCAGCGTTGGGGCTGGCATGACATCCACGACGACGACATCGCGCGGCTGCGCGATATCCATCGGCTGGACAACTATCGGCGCGCGGCAGCCCGCGTGGGTGTAGCTGTGCCGGACGACGATCACCGCAGCAATCGGTTGTTCGATGCGCTCTAG